One stretch of Saccharopolyspora erythraea DNA includes these proteins:
- a CDS encoding tyrosine-protein kinase domain-containing protein, producing the protein MDDTGPGPTIFGALWRYRRSSLAIVAVAVLVSFVVALAAGDGRTARARIVLRAPDQTGALGIELTSEASFVRYVKQRALFVTSDRVLGAARTRLGGPETLEQMRSAIAAESSSTGESIEITVDGPGLERSVLIANAVIAAYQDESRAEVTAATEKALATLNTQRGAVVAEIPAGGAIATAAGQTLSEIDKQMSRIGVVASQFDDGVSFVDHATAGAVGPWRGVLRDVAIGLAVGLVVAAAVAWFRADRDRRVRHAGDLAGVVSEPLLGEIETLPAQAVPALSTPGVPPLRSYQLVASGLRTMVGTGVVMVTGASSGEGATTTTLQIAGAAARDGLRVLVVDAAVRSRDLSRLLGLADWLGLTSIATGAASLEQATHSVHIGDGVGFSVVPAGHAHRYSRDHLRSSSLRKVIADMRARYDLVLVDLPPLSSQPETTSLIGVSDGVLVTVRREGDLRSLRKLREQIHLFGGTITGYVLTFTGADPTRRVAEPAVPQPVR; encoded by the coding sequence ATGGACGACACTGGCCCGGGACCGACGATCTTCGGGGCGTTGTGGCGGTACCGCCGCAGCTCGCTGGCGATCGTGGCGGTGGCCGTACTGGTCAGCTTCGTGGTGGCGCTGGCCGCGGGCGACGGCCGCACGGCCCGGGCGCGCATCGTGCTGCGCGCGCCCGACCAGACCGGCGCGCTGGGCATCGAGCTGACCAGTGAGGCGAGCTTCGTGCGCTACGTCAAGCAGCGCGCGTTGTTCGTCACCTCCGACCGCGTGCTCGGCGCGGCCCGCACCCGTCTCGGCGGACCCGAGACGCTGGAACAGATGCGCTCGGCCATCGCCGCCGAGTCGTCCTCCACCGGTGAGTCGATCGAGATCACCGTCGACGGCCCCGGCTTGGAGCGCTCGGTGCTGATCGCCAACGCGGTGATCGCGGCCTACCAGGACGAGTCGCGCGCCGAGGTGACCGCGGCGACCGAAAAGGCGCTGGCCACCCTCAACACCCAGCGCGGCGCGGTCGTCGCCGAGATCCCCGCGGGCGGCGCGATCGCCACCGCGGCGGGTCAGACGCTCAGCGAGATCGACAAGCAGATGAGCCGCATCGGGGTCGTGGCCAGCCAGTTCGACGACGGTGTGTCCTTCGTGGACCACGCGACGGCCGGTGCGGTCGGCCCGTGGCGCGGGGTCCTGCGCGATGTCGCCATCGGGCTCGCCGTGGGCCTGGTCGTCGCCGCCGCGGTCGCCTGGTTCCGCGCGGACCGCGACCGGCGGGTGCGCCACGCCGGCGACCTGGCGGGTGTGGTGTCCGAGCCGCTGCTCGGCGAGATCGAGACGCTGCCCGCCCAGGCCGTGCCGGCGCTGAGCACGCCGGGCGTGCCACCGCTGCGGTCCTACCAGCTGGTGGCTTCCGGGCTGCGGACGATGGTCGGAACCGGCGTGGTCATGGTGACCGGCGCGTCGTCGGGGGAGGGCGCCACCACGACGACGTTGCAGATCGCCGGTGCCGCCGCCCGCGACGGCCTGCGGGTGCTTGTGGTGGACGCGGCGGTGCGCTCCCGCGACCTGTCCCGGCTGCTTGGGCTCGCCGACTGGCTCGGGCTGACCTCCATCGCCACCGGCGCGGCGTCGCTGGAGCAGGCGACCCACTCGGTGCACATCGGCGACGGCGTCGGTTTCAGCGTGGTGCCCGCCGGGCACGCCCACCGCTACTCCCGCGACCATCTGCGTTCCTCCTCCCTGCGCAAGGTCATCGCGGACATGCGCGCGCGCTACGACCTGGTGCTGGTCGACCTGCCCCCGCTGTCCTCGCAACCGGAGACCACCTCGCTGATCGGGGTCTCCGACGGTGTGCTGGTGACCGTGCGCCGCGAGGGCGACCTGCGGTCGCTGCGCAAGCTGCGCGAGCAGATCCACCTGTTCGGCGGCACGATCACCGGCTACGTGCTCACCTTCACCGGGGCGGACCCGACGCGCCGCGTGGCGGAACCCGCCGTGCCGCAACCGGTTCGGTGA
- a CDS encoding CDP-alcohol phosphatidyltransferase family protein: protein MSSSDAAESGFTATLRRLPSAQKTAKGAPAYSRFVNRRAGGYLAVLAYRVGATPNQVTAVSALCTFAGITGVLLLPPSWPLGIAVSLALVLGYALDSADGQLARLRGTSSVSGEWLDHVIDSAKIATLHVAVLVSAFRFSELPTAWLLVPIAYGAVESVMFFAMILNDQLRRVHRATTGTRAPEPGHPSTLRSLLVVPTDYGLLCLVFLLLGSPAAFAAGYGVLFTCNALFLVAALPKWFGDMRSLDPVAPGRGR, encoded by the coding sequence ATGAGCAGCTCCGACGCCGCGGAAAGCGGCTTCACCGCAACGCTACGGCGGCTGCCCTCAGCGCAGAAGACGGCGAAGGGAGCCCCGGCGTACTCGAGATTCGTCAACCGCCGGGCGGGTGGTTATCTCGCCGTGCTGGCCTACCGGGTCGGTGCCACGCCGAACCAGGTCACGGCCGTCAGCGCGCTGTGCACCTTCGCCGGGATCACCGGGGTGCTGCTCCTGCCTCCGTCGTGGCCGCTGGGCATCGCGGTCTCGCTGGCCCTGGTCCTCGGCTACGCGCTGGACTCCGCCGACGGCCAGCTCGCCCGGTTGCGCGGCACGAGCAGCGTCTCCGGCGAGTGGCTCGACCACGTCATCGACAGCGCCAAGATCGCGACGCTGCACGTGGCCGTGCTGGTCTCGGCCTTCCGGTTCTCCGAGCTGCCGACCGCGTGGCTGCTGGTGCCCATCGCCTACGGCGCGGTCGAGAGCGTCATGTTCTTCGCGATGATCCTCAACGACCAGCTCCGCCGCGTGCACCGGGCGACCACCGGGACGCGGGCGCCGGAGCCGGGGCACCCGTCGACGCTGCGCTCGCTTCTCGTCGTGCCGACCGACTACGGGCTGCTGTGCCTGGTGTTCCTGCTGCTGGGGTCGCCCGCCGCGTTCGCCGCCGGCTACGGGGTGCTCTTCACGTGCAACGCCCTGTTCCTGGTGGCGGCGCTGCCGAAGTGGTTCGGCGACATGAGGTCGCTGGACCCCGTCGCGCCCGGCCGGGGGCGGTGA
- a CDS encoding adenylyltransferase/cytidyltransferase family protein produces the protein MPIIGYAPGAYDMFHIGHLNILRQASQECDHLVAGVVTDAVVLRAKGKKPVIPFEERLEIVRNIRCVADAVPDRYLDKFRMWKQLRYDVLFKGDDWRGTSRARELESKLSAVGAEVRYFPYTMHTSSTLLRRRLSLATAPVPGEVEPGPA, from the coding sequence GTGCCGATCATCGGATATGCGCCCGGCGCCTACGACATGTTCCACATAGGACACCTGAACATCCTGCGCCAGGCCAGCCAGGAGTGCGACCACCTGGTGGCCGGGGTGGTCACCGACGCCGTCGTGCTGCGCGCGAAGGGCAAGAAGCCGGTCATCCCGTTCGAGGAGCGGCTGGAGATCGTGCGCAACATCCGCTGCGTGGCCGACGCGGTCCCGGACCGCTACCTCGACAAGTTCCGGATGTGGAAGCAGCTGCGCTACGACGTGCTGTTCAAGGGCGACGACTGGCGCGGCACCTCACGCGCCCGGGAGCTGGAGTCGAAGCTGTCCGCGGTGGGCGCCGAGGTCCGCTACTTCCCCTACACCATGCACACCTCCAGCACCCTGCTGCGGCGGCGGCTCTCGCTGGCCACCGCGCCGGTGCCGGGCGAAGTGGAACCGGGGCCGGCATGA